ACAATGTAAAATGTTAGTAAAATCCACGTAGTTAATGTAACTTTTCTCAACTAGTTCATACCTattcctcttttattttttttgtaaatttatttcTCCTTATTTAGAACATAACAGATTGAAAAAGTTACCATACCTCTCATAGCAAAGAAAAGCTTTGCTGTTTTCCTAGGAAGCACTCTCCATGGTACAGATATTGCTTCCTGCAGTGGAGAAGCCGCATACACATAACATCAACTATACATAAAGCaattatagtttagtttgaaaactaaTGCTAATTAACAATGGGTAGCAATCCTTAATGCCTATCACATGTATAATCAGATGGACTTTACTCAGATTCAAGTGAAGGATAGTGCCACAAAACAAACAGCCATAGACACACATACACAGATATTCTTTTGCTAGGAAACAAATAAGAACACAGCATCAGCGAATATACTTTATACAGATGAGCTGATGACTGTAACAATCAGTTTGCTCATTGTTCACAACAAATTTACAACAAGAGACATGCAAGTTTGCCAATCTACCTCATCATGCATGTAGTTTTATATTACCACTTTCTTTTAGGTTATGCTTGAAGAGCACATCAATAAATACTAGCTAGAATTGCACATTTTTACTATGTACAGAGTACTACAGAAATTGGAGACCAAACAACACGAATCTGGATAATATACCACTAAGTACAAGAAAGTAGTGAAGCAGAAGAAGAGCAACCCCTCtccaccaccccccccccccccccccccaaaaaaaaaggcaaacaGCTAGAGAGAGACATGCAAAGAAATACAATACAATAAGCTAAcaatataaatcaattgataCCTCAAAACCTGGATACTGCAATTGGCATTCAACTGTTTCTTCAAGCTTTTGCtgtcaacaaataaaaaattccagTATAGAAAAAGTTATAGTCTAGGCCAATATAACATAAGAGCTTAAATACTAGAAATTTACTTCATAAGTTGACTTGAAATTTCATGATATGAACACCAGGGGAAATAACATATGAGAACTTTcaaatttgaagagaaattattacCAAAAACTCTTACAATTAGTATTCTACAAAACCAACTTTTGTCATTAATATGTAAAGCACCTCAAGACTTAGAAAGTCTAAAGCAATCTACCAGATGATTGCCCAGAATATCAAATGGCAGCAATGAATAACGATTTAGCAGATCAGTTAACATAAAGCAAATATTAAGATGACTTCACATTCAAAATTGGCAtacaaaggaagaaaaataagcTCCAAAAGGCACTCAAAATAAGAATTATGTTGTAACATGTTCTCTCTGTTAGTCATATGATCCCCAATGCTTAGTATCAACAGAAGCTTACCCATAATATAATCACAAGATGAATATATGAGACAAAGCCACAAATCATTCTGAAAACATAAAAGCAAAAACAGATAAATGAGAAAGATGATTACCTTCGAATACTTATGGTTCTGCAAATCAACAAATATTTCACCGCAAGAGTCTCTACAGTCAACTATATAAAAAGCTACACGCTTCGACAACTTTCGGCATTTCTCATTGATCAATTTCTGTCCATAAAGCATGCAacaaagtaaaattaataattagattaggAAACCAGTGCATCAATAGCATGAATAAAATCGTAAATATAAAGGCAATTTTTACAAGttataattatctatttgaaAGATGGAAGATTCTTTCAAGTACTTTTTTTGTGAAGGAGCAGCAACTGATAACAACTACATcgaatttatcataaaattctGCTCCAAAGCTTGACAAATCACCTGTGCaacaaaactttagattttacTAAATGTTTATCATCTAGTTCCACTAACAAATTTAAACCAGTATACAACTAAGTAAAATTAAGGGCCAGTCAAAATTAATCAATCTTACATATATGGAATACATAAAGTACACACTTGTTAACACATATCAACAACAATCACTACATAACAACATCTACTAAACCAAAAATAAGAAGACCAGACCTCTTTCAACCAAAACACGAACCATTGGATTGAATTCTTTCAACGAATGGCAGCAAACATCAGCAATAGTTTTCCCACTATACACATTTTCGTCGGGTGGTATCAAAAAATTCGCAGAGAATGCTTCTTCAGTCACCAACCGATCATCCACCAACGTCAAGCTACCAACTCCAGCCAGCACTATATTCTTGCAAAACTACCCACAAAAGATCAACTATTTAGACCCGTTTAACATGAACAcggataattttattattaaacaactAAATCACATGAAATCAtgaattatttagaaaatttaccTCAACAACAGTACCTTTCATCCCATAAACTAAAATGTGAGATTTGCTCAATCTATATACAAGcaaatttgaaatcaattacataattaaatgcATTTAAATTAGTTCACAAAAATTAAGTAGAAAGTACCTTCGCTGAGCATCTGCACCCCAAACCCTAATTTGACGATCATACAGTGCGGTCTCTTGCTCAGTCAACTCTTCTCCGTCCATTTTCAGCGCTAACCTAatccaacaaaaattaatagagaGATAAGTAAAAACCATTTGTCAGTTTGTACGGAAAAATAAACTAGGAGATAACCGAATTGCTGCTAACTTCAGTAAATTCTACTTGCAGTTTCAAACGGCATACAAGGCCAAGAGTGAGTGACGACGGGAGACCGAAGATAGCTTTGAGCTTTAATAGTACGCGGTCGTTTTTGCATTAGTTGGGCCTTGGGCTTTGTCAGACTAAGCAGTTGGGccattgaaattatttttgtgctttgttTGTTCATTATGAAATTATTACACCTTGGGCTTTACGTGTCAGTGAtgtattgaaattcaaattgatttcttTTGGGACCTAAGTAATGCAAGTAAAAACATGTGATAACTTATTTGGAGGTATAGAAAAGTCatcgaattttattttatttatttagagattgaattttttaatttttttataaaaaattaaatttttataccttttattaaaaaattaaaacttttattatttcttattaaagatatcaaactaattattttactttaaaaacaatacaaaacaaacataattgtgcaatttaatattttcaaaaaaaaatgaaaatttagtctatttagagaaaaaaattcaaaattcggtttctttcaatgaaaaaaattaaaagttgaatctctttaataaaacaaaacaaattttgattaatttaaaaaaaaatgataattcgatacttttagatattattattccaccaataaattataattgattattataatcTTTGTGTACCATATTGGCAAAATGCAACTTTCTCTTGATATTTCGACAATTCCATTTCATCCCAATGGGAAACTGtgaaatttgatataaaataatatcgttatATATTGAGAATAAGGTCAATTGTTATCCCGAAAGTTAGATGTCAAACATGTTAGCAAAAGGCATGAGAAGTcgctttaaaatatttataatttaatcatgGTACTCGaatcatttatcatattatatatttaaaatctaattttttaaattgtggaTTATTTATCATAGCatatgcctttttttttaagaagaattataatataataattataataatgaagtatatatttttattatgaagaAAATTGGTGAAAATTCACTTTTATATAGggacatttttattaaatcaaaatatactGATGTTGAAAATCACACTAACGAAAAATATTTGGATCGTGAGTGTAATTCGTTATAAGTGATCAAGAATAATAATGAAACTGTGATgaacaaaataatgtttttaaggTTGTTTAACTTGGAATTAGGAAATCTAGATTCATTGTTATGTCATTAAGAGTTCTAATTACAATTTGATAATGTAACAAAAAGAATGTTAAAGtttcattttaatgattttgtaCAATCTttaatgagtaatgttatgtgtatgcattttttgtacataatttgagtatacagataatatgttattttgtaattgagtgttattttatctttaatttaaaatcatctaatcacataatgacatataatttatatatctaaattgtttatcaaaagtgtgtacgtatagttttatttatccttaatttatagGACAAGAAATGAGATTATGAGAgtaattacataattgaatgTTGGTTAACTATTGTTATTGAAAGTAGAGGATTGTGTGCTCATGATTTGGTAGGAAGTGACCTATTATCCTATAATGGTAGAGGATAAAAAAGGCATGTTGAAGAGTATGTGACTCTTGAATTAATCACATATATAATGAGGTATCGTGAAAAGATGACCGACCATAACAGTAGATTAATTGACTTTTATAAATCCCTTGGTGATGGTATATATCCGGTATTAGCATCTCCCACTGTCGATGTTGCTTAGACTAGTGTTGGAGTTGTCGTGCAATTTTTGGTCATGTGTCCTAGTTGTCTACAACCCACTTTTGTGTTGTTTCTTACATTTGTGGCAAGTTATGAAccattcttcttttctttatcttattatttttattttatcttatcacTAGTTTAAAAGCCTCTCTTGCTTCGATCTAATctttttaattgagtttgacCTCTTTGACTAtcaatatcaaatattgaaaTAGGTGCTAACTTTTGGCTCATTATCCTCCCCATCACAAAAACCTTAGACCTCAATATCCTATTCAATGCATATGTGTGAGACTATGGTGGCTGATCTCATATAATAACATCTTAGTCTGTGGCAAGATTAAACCCATTTATAAACTTTTCCATCCGATCCAAACTTGTATTAGCCATTTCAAGAGCATATAAATCAGGTATAATATTCATTCATAGTATTGGACCCTTGttacaaatttataaactcTTGGATTCATAGGTAGGTCATTCCAGTTGTCTTGAACTTAATATCAAACAATCTTCTGAATCATGTTTAACTCATCTCAATCACATCCATCATCTTGGTAGTCATCCTCCACCAACTCTTGCATCACCTTGGAAGAGGTAAGTGGTACATTTAATCTCCTCGGAGTTCAAGAACTTCTATGCATTCCTCAATCACCACAAGATCATTCATGATGGAGAAATTATAAGGTTGGTGAAAACCCTGATAGCCCACACAGCAAGTGCAATTGCATTTGACCCACATCCGGTGctttctctctcattcttgATGTCCCCTATGATAAATCTAGCGTCAGTGGTATTTAAACCGACTCATTGTCATCTCTCGGAGTACCGCCCACCCTCTTAGATAGCATTTAAAGCAGGTTGGGAAATGGGGACTGGAGCACAGGAATCCTGCACCCATAAGTGTCTTATTCATtttgtaaaatacaaaaatgcCCACAAAGAAAAAAGGCTGTGAACTCATTTTtactttacaaaaaataaaaataaaaagccgACGACAACAATATCTGAGGCCTTGGCTAGCATCGGAGAGGGACATAAGTGTGGCTGGCTAGGAGAGGGGACGCGTGGTAAACATCCAGCCGGACACccacaattgaattgaatccCTTGTTTCTTGTCCTCAATGCTCATGCATTTTGCAGACTTATTGGGTCCTACGACAGCTGCCATACTGACTTTGGTAGTTGCTAATTTAAAACCTTTGTCCCACTGTACTGTAACATCTCTATTTTaacctcttttttctttttttccgtTGCACTTCCTTCTGGTTTGCGATTTTCAAATTTGGGCCCTACCAACTCCAATTCCAAACAATGTGTTTCTTATTTCGTTGCAACCAACTTTTCCTTCACGCCTCACGCGCCaattgagtttgttttaattataaggccaaaggactaattcCCACCGTGTTTAggtaaaaacttaaatatatttcagctgtcaataaaaaatttaaatatttatttaaattttaatttattgtaatatttttataaaatttttgttagagttaaataataaaattattattttattaataatattaaaataattaaaattatatctcatttttctcttttgatttaaaaaattaatatttttttctcaggattaagttttaaaaaatttacttctCTTTCTAACTTGATATCCGACAACTCTCTCCAGTGAACAACAAACCGCAACAAAAGTGTTGTCCTTCGCTGGATGACAATGATGTTTTTGTTTGTCGTTTGTTATTTatcggagaaagtgaaaaaaaatctagggatatgaagagaaaaaaagtcactttttaaatttgaggtctgagataaaatgttaattttcaaaacttaatgagaaaaatgagataaaattattgtcaaatgataattttgcttttaaatttaACGGAAGTTTAGagataaatgagtatttgagttttttatctacCATTGATGTACTTTTCAGATTGGGTTAAAACTTGGgtaaaaaataatcctttggccaattttaagataattacgtgctaataataaaagatgagggattatatatttttgtgatttttttcattaatgtgtAATTGACAAATAGGTGGAAAAATGAAGCCAAGTTTTGAGGATTTTGTTCCTCAATTGAATTATGTGGTTTCACCTAGCCAACAAGCTTGATTGACATAGCAAGATTTTTCATGTCCAATGTTTGCCACTTGTAATTGTGGGCACTCATAATTCCTCTATATATCTCCATCTATTTTCATTTAAGGGAAAAATTTTGGATTGTATGCTTGAAATTGAACTTTTGATTGATCTTAATATTGAGtataaagtaatttaaaaaaaaaagaatattttttagaattattttgggttaaaactttatggataatttattttaataaaatattcaaaaacatgTAAAAAGTATCAAATGGGTGAAGTGTCAACATAAGGTAGCCCCTTGgaagcaaaataaaataacaagagAAATGAGTGTTTGTTGAACGCTGAATATGTAAGGAGAGTGGGATACGTTTTTACAAGCCTGAGAAACCTAAAAGAAAGACATGCCATGAAATGTGGAACACAATGCCATATGCTTTGTCCTAAGCCATCCATCTGTTCTGTGTACTTTGAAAGGAACAAACAGCCTGTTACTTTCTCCACCATACACATACCCATTTCAAACgctaaatttggaaaattaattaaaatataataatcacaCTTAACCAAACAAAATCTACTTGCTTTTGGCCCGTTTCCGCTTCTCCCTTTGCTTCAGCTTCACCCAGCCATTCTCTTTCTGTCTGTACTGTTTGTTATCCATACCATTCAACATTTTTATGatattcttttctctctttctgccCCTTTTTCTTCATGTAATGGAATCCATGTCAGTTAACAAATGCCTGGAAACAACAACCCACTCGCCTTATGCTCAACTTGTCTCTGTAACTATTCTTTCACATCTTTCTCctgtttctttattatttattatttctttatttcttctaaCTTACTACTCTTCTTGTTTTTAGCTTCCAATCTTTCTCGAACTGACTTTCCTCCACTACTGTATTTCTAAGTtgcttgtaatttaattttttacatccTCATTTACTCCCAAGATGCCTATAGTTATATTTCCAGTCCAGCAGCTTTGCCAATTGAGACTAATTATTTGTGTTATTGTACTTGCTGTTCTTTTTGCAAACATGCTTCTATGTAGACTGAGttgtagtttgatttgaatacgAGTTTCTGATACAGTGCTTGCTTGtgcaaactttttttttttttaagtagtactatttttttaaaaaaattttatatgtaattgtATACTAAAGTTCAATTTGTGTGTATAGTTCAAACAGTGAAAAAGAAGCTCCGTTGACTGTGTTTGAGAAGCTTTTAAGTGAGTCAAAAGAGTTAATCTAACTGTACAACTGAGAGATTTTATGGACTGGAACTTGAAAGCAACTTCTTGGGATTTTACTGAATTTGAGCAACAAGCTATTCCCAATGTAGATGTGGTTGGTGGGTCAAGTAGCTTTGGAGGAAGTGGGAGTAAAGGGAAATTTTCGGTTGATTTGAAGCTTGGGCAGGTTGATTCTGGCGATAATTCATCGAGTAAGTGGAAAGAACCTGTAGTCTCAAAAATGGAGTCTTCACCTTCAGGGTCAACCAAGAGGGCCAGAGCAGCTACTAATGGAAGTCAAACAGTCTCATGTCTTGTTGACGGATGCAGCTCAGACCTCAGTAATTGTAGAGACTACCACAGGCGCCACAAGGTGTGTGAGCTGCACTCGAAGACTCCACAAGTTATGATTTGTGGCCAGAAGCAACGCTTCTGTCAGCAATGCAGCAGGTAAAAGTTTCTTGCATTTGAAATGCAGTAGTTCTTCAATTAACGCCATCATCATAGGATCTTGACTAACTGTTTTCATGTTTGATGGGTTCTTTTctcttcattattttatttcttgtagAGGCATGTAGGAATGGCCATAATCTTAGGCTACAAAATCCGATGGAAGTATCTTTATGCATTGTGTTTAATGGCTTGATAAGGAGTTTTGATACGCAATGAATGCATTTATCACATACTATTTAGTTCTTCCAGTGTCATAGCAAAGTGgcatttttagtttgatttttggATGTCAAACGGAAAGATTATGGAAATATCTGTTACCATGTTGGCTGAAAGTTCTGTAATTGGACAATAATTGctacttttaatttttccaGTTTGAGTTTTCTACTAGAACTTTATTCATGGCCTCAAATTTATTAATCTGGAGATGTTTATTTTGTAAGAAAAGGCaacaaaaatgaaagataaCAATTGATGAAGTGGCAGACCAGGAGAAAAATTTAAGGAGGTGGAATGTAGTTCTTCATCGGTGTTGAAGACAATACAATCAGGCTTTCATTGTTCCTTTCGTAATTCTTTTAATGCGAACTTCATTTAATTCCTCAAGTTTTCATTTACTTTCCCTAGGACAAGTCCCCTGCTTTCAGAAACATTAATTTTGTCTCTCTTGCTTCTAGCTATCCAAGATTTCATCAGCAGTTGCAGTTCTTCTTTtcctctcctttttctttttgtagatTTCATTCCCTGGAGGAATTTGATGAAGGAAAGAGAAGCTGCAGGAAACGTCTTGATGGGCACAACCGGAGAAGGCGGAAGCCTCAGCCAGATCCCCTGTCACGGTCTGGGAGGTACTCGACCAGTTACCTAGGTAagctgcaaaaaaaaaaaaaactgtttttaaGTGTGCACAGACGCAAATTTTGACAAACTTGAGCATTGTTTCCTCTAAGGCACTCTGCCAGGAACAGCTACACGGCTAAGTGCTTCATCAATTTGCTTGGCTGATCATTACATAAATGATGATCTAGTGGCCACTAAAGTAATTTTGAGTGCATACACACACACCCCACGTTTCCCCCTTCCACTCAAGGATTCTTTTCTTTTCGAATAATCCACATATGTGGGATTGGTCTgccatttaaatttatgtacTACCCTATTAGTCTCTATCACTTCAAATAAATACCCAATTGAATAAATGATGAGTGCAGCCTACATTTATAAGTAGTTACCCGAAAATTTTCTTGATGTCACTGAACCAAACAGGTTCCAGAAATTTATATGGGTACTTGGCCTTGAAATGTTTTAATATGAAGCTAAGGATAAAGCTTTAATAGACCATAATACTAGTTTGTTTcatatttgtcaaatttacGTTTAGGTACCCAATTGATGCCATTACCTGGTCATATATATCCGTCCACAACTGTTGTGAATCCCCCATGGGCAGGAGTTGTGAATGCTGAGGGAGATGGTATGCACTATAACCAGCACCAACATCTACAATTGCATGACAAACAGAATCTATTTCTGGGATCCTCTTCAGGCGGCTACAAAGGAGGGAAGCAATTCACATTCTTGCAGCAAGGCGAGCAGACATCTCAGGAAGCACCTCTGTGTCAACCTCTTCTCAGGAATACTGCCTTATCAGAAAGAAGTGGGGGTAGCCATAACTTGTTCCGAGACAGGTTTACCACTCAAGACTCGGATTGTGCTCTCTCTCTTCTGTCAGCACCACATACACAGTCATCTGGGATTAGTTTGAGTCAAATGGTGGAACCTCTGGGGCAGTCTTTAGGCCCTAGCCTTCATAATCACAGCTTGGAGCCCATGGAATCAGTTCTAGTGTCTAATGGCAGAAACGGTAATGTTGATTGCCCAGGAATGTTTCACATGGGATCAGATGGGTCCTCAGCTGATGAAGCTCCTCAAACAATTCCCTTTCAATGGGAGTAGTAAGTTACTAGAAGCTTGttatcttataataattttggatTTACCAGCATAttgaagtttttcttttcttatgcaCAATGAACATGGTTCCAGTGTTCTTCAGTAATTTCATTATGATGTGGaagaaaattatatcaatttatttcttttatctctgTATTGTATCCTTCCTGTCTAGAAATTTATAGATTTGTCAAAATGCTGATGATATCTGTAAAGTCCAAAGTTGAATTGGATTCAGAATACAGCTTGGACAGCAAGATATTTGGAAAACTGAGCATACGAGTTGAACTGTACTTAATATATACAAGAAACAccaaagtataatttttttttagaataagtaaataaataaataaatatatatatatattttaaaggtGAGACAAAAGTAAGAGAAAGGAGATCTTCACAATTTTATGTTTCGTGATTGTGGtagaaagaaatatcaaaagTTAAGATTCTCAATTATGACATCGGAATTGGGGGTTTTTAAATGTTTTCTGAACTTGTTGATAGGCAAAATTCATTTACTCTTATAACACGTGCTTCCTGAGGAATTTGTAAGTATATAATGCCATAATAGCAGTGGAATCACTATCTCAATTTTTTTGCCCTTTGATTCTGTCGAGTGGAGTGGGGTACTGTTGGGTAAAACCTTAAGCCTATATCCAGAAGCCCGAAAACTGATCTCCAAGAAGCATGTGACGTAAACGGCGGGGCCGCTTAAGAACTAAAACGTGGCAGCACGAAGTCCTACTCGGTGTCTAATTTTCTCGTGATGAGAGACGGATATTGATTGAGTTTGAGTAAattgtaataaaagataaagttgaaccaatattttcatccaaatttatgtgttttttgaaagttataaatgtaaaatttaaagttttatttatagagcaattattattattatttttttggttagaTATTGAggtataattattgttttattaataatattagtaaatataaaatttattctatttctcttaaggttaaaaattaaaaattttatattttttaaagttttttaatttttagaagtaatatttttttctctaaacttAGAGATTATTTTTTAGAAGTTCTTCAATTACCATCTCTGGTCACTAACGAAAATATTTTAACCTATTATCGTCGGCCATTatattttcactctttaacACAAAAAGAAGCAATAAAGGTGTGCTTTTATCGATTCCATATAAATTGACAAAGACCCTTGTCTTTATCAATTTGTCTGAAATCGATGAAGActttattaattctaaaataattgATGGGGTCGAAGAAGACTCGTTTTCATCAATTCTTTTAGAATAGATGAAGATGCATTTTTGTTGCATCATCTGGAAGTTTTGGAGAAATGAAGGGTGGCTGAAGATAGTGGTTAAAGAGCATctgaaaaataaatcctaagttttagggaaaaaaatattacttttgaaaattttaaaactttagataaaaatgaagttgttagtttttaaaattgtaaaggaaaaaaataataaattttatatttttttaatattattaattaaataaatattttacttttatctcttttaatataagttaacctatgagtaaaattttaaaattttaaaatctcataaaaataattttgggaACACATTAAAATTTGGGGAAAGTAAACCTTTTGCCTAAAAATAAATAGTCACGTCACTTTCtcactttcaaaattttcagataaaCCATAACGAAGAAGAAGATGGGCAGTGGTTTTGCCCGGGCCTCAATTACCTCCCTTTTCTTTTGCATCAGCTGACTGTGTTAGCAAATCTTGGAACAGAGTTTAATTTGCAGCTGAATTCTCTCTCACCCAAAAGCTCTCTTCCGCATTCACCCTCTCTTCTTCTCATCATGTACGTCTCACGCTACTCCAATTAATATTAGCAAGTACTCTGCCTGATCAAACTTTAACAGTCTTTGTTGACTATAAagtctacttttttttttcatcgtCTATTTCATAGTCAATTGATTGCCAAAATGTTCATGAACAACGAAACTAACGCTAACTCACTTTTCTGTTCGTGATCAATAGGCTGCTGTAGAACTGTCCTAAGGTTCCGGTGGCAGGAATATTTTGTGGTGGGGAAATCGGACGTGGGTC
This sequence is a window from Mangifera indica cultivar Alphonso chromosome 5, CATAS_Mindica_2.1, whole genome shotgun sequence. Protein-coding genes within it:
- the LOC123215644 gene encoding SUMO-activating enzyme subunit 1B-1-like, producing MDGEELTEQETALYDRQIRVWGADAQRRLSKSHILVYGMKGTVVEFCKNIVLAGVGSLTLVDDRLVTEEAFSANFLIPPDENVYSGKTIADVCCHSLKEFNPMVRVLVERGDLSSFGAEFYDKFDVVVISCCSFTKKKLINEKCRKLSKRVAFYIVDCRDSCGEIFVDLQNHKYSKQKLEETVECQLQYPGFEEAISVPWRVLPRKTAKLFFAMRVIEQFEEAEGRGAGEISIADLPAVLKLKKELCEANSLNASHIPDTLLERLIMGAREFPPVCAIIGGILGQEVIKAISGKGDPLKNFFFFDVMDGKGIVEDISNPETGS
- the LOC123215790 gene encoding squamosa promoter-binding-like protein 13A: MDWNLKATSWDFTEFEQQAIPNVDVVGGSSSFGGSGSKGKFSVDLKLGQVDSGDNSSSKWKEPVVSKMESSPSGSTKRARAATNGSQTVSCLVDGCSSDLSNCRDYHRRHKVCELHSKTPQVMICGQKQRFCQQCSRFHSLEEFDEGKRSCRKRLDGHNRRRRKPQPDPLSRSGRYSTSYLGTQLMPLPGHIYPSTTVVNPPWAGVVNAEGDGMHYNQHQHLQLHDKQNLFLGSSSGGYKGGKQFTFLQQGEQTSQEAPLCQPLLRNTALSERSGGSHNLFRDRFTTQDSDCALSLLSAPHTQSSGISLSQMVEPLGQSLGPSLHNHSLEPMESVLVSNGRNGNVDCPGMFHMGSDGSSADEAPQTIPFQWE